One region of Dokdonia sp. 4H-3-7-5 genomic DNA includes:
- a CDS encoding OmpA family protein has product MKGFMRCAFVLVIIFSAATSANAQQGKLARASKKFNQLAYIDAIEIYKDLVAEGFKSYQVFNKIAEAYYYNGKYSQAQEWYGKLTESYADSVSDEHYFRYAQTLRAIKEYDKSDEMMQIFADRSGNDFRAKLFKENPDYTKVEGYRESYYTVNMIREMNSRYSDFGPSYYNGQVIFASARDTGSITRRIHKWNNQPFLDLYKSTMKEDGSMSPPSRFHRKVNTIFHESTPTFTKDGKTMYFTRNNFTDGDFVKSSDGINKLKIYKSRLLDKEKGSWSEAVEVSFNEEEYATAHPALSADGKTLYFSSDRPGSVGLSDIWKVAISGDGSFGEPVNLGKPINTEGRDAFPFMSSTGNLYYASDGYPGLGGLDIFVTNPSSEEITVASLGEPINSSADDFAYIVNDTLKTGFFSSSRNQGMGSDDIYRFKQKEKPEPRCDVDVLGFITDAVTKQPITDAKVQLMNADNEVVKEVDVNARGLYRFSLVCSENYVIRATSKLYYAKEVIVITPAEPETLQKDIELELRLTEVGVGDDLAKLLNLNPIYFDYNKSDIRPDAALELTKVISAMKQVPDMVISVRSHTDSRGKDDYNLSLSDRRAKSTVAYIISRGIDANRISGQGYGETQLVNSCNNNADCTEEQHQLNRRSEFIVITQ; this is encoded by the coding sequence ATGAAGGGATTTATGAGGTGCGCCTTTGTTTTAGTGATTATTTTTAGTGCAGCTACTAGTGCTAATGCTCAGCAAGGAAAGCTTGCTAGAGCAAGTAAAAAGTTTAATCAGTTAGCTTATATAGATGCGATTGAAATCTATAAAGACCTCGTAGCAGAAGGTTTTAAATCTTATCAAGTTTTTAATAAAATAGCGGAAGCCTACTATTACAATGGTAAGTACTCCCAAGCTCAAGAATGGTATGGAAAACTTACAGAAAGCTATGCAGACTCTGTAAGTGATGAGCACTATTTTAGATATGCGCAAACACTACGCGCTATTAAAGAATATGATAAGTCTGATGAGATGATGCAAATCTTTGCAGATCGAAGCGGAAATGACTTTAGGGCCAAATTATTCAAAGAAAATCCAGATTATACAAAGGTAGAAGGCTACAGAGAAAGCTATTATACGGTTAATATGATACGAGAGATGAACTCTCGATATTCAGATTTTGGCCCGTCATATTATAATGGTCAGGTGATTTTTGCTTCGGCTAGAGATACGGGTTCCATTACAAGACGTATACATAAGTGGAACAATCAGCCATTTCTAGATTTATACAAGTCTACTATGAAGGAAGATGGAAGCATGTCTCCGCCTTCACGTTTTCACCGCAAGGTAAATACCATCTTTCATGAGAGTACTCCTACGTTTACTAAGGATGGCAAGACAATGTATTTTACAAGAAATAATTTTACAGATGGAGATTTTGTAAAATCGTCAGATGGGATTAATAAATTGAAGATCTATAAATCTAGGCTATTAGATAAGGAAAAGGGAAGCTGGTCTGAAGCGGTTGAAGTTTCATTTAATGAAGAGGAATATGCTACTGCGCATCCAGCGTTAAGTGCTGATGGAAAAACTTTATACTTCTCATCAGATAGACCTGGAAGTGTAGGGTTATCAGATATTTGGAAAGTGGCTATTAGCGGTGATGGAAGTTTTGGGGAGCCTGTAAATCTAGGGAAGCCTATAAATACAGAAGGAAGAGATGCCTTTCCATTTATGAGTAGTACAGGAAATCTTTATTACGCCTCAGATGGATATCCAGGACTGGGAGGACTTGATATTTTTGTGACTAACCCATCATCAGAAGAGATTACGGTTGCAAGTTTGGGTGAGCCTATTAATAGCTCTGCAGATGATTTTGCCTACATAGTGAATGACACTTTAAAAACTGGTTTCTTCTCTTCAAGTCGTAATCAGGGAATGGGAAGTGATGACATTTATAGATTCAAGCAAAAGGAAAAACCAGAACCACGATGTGATGTGGATGTCTTAGGATTTATTACAGATGCGGTGACAAAGCAACCTATAACGGATGCAAAAGTACAGCTCATGAATGCTGATAATGAAGTGGTAAAAGAGGTAGACGTAAATGCACGCGGACTATATAGATTTAGTCTCGTATGCTCAGAAAATTATGTGATACGTGCGACGTCAAAATTATATTATGCAAAAGAGGTGATTGTGATCACACCGGCTGAGCCAGAAACATTACAAAAGGATATAGAGCTTGAGTTGAGACTTACAGAAGTAGGAGTAGGTGACGATCTTGCAAAACTTCTTAATCTTAATCCTATTTATTTTGATTATAATAAATCTGACATAAGACCCGATGCTGCACTAGAGCTTACAAAAGTAATCTCTGCAATGAAGCAAGTGCCAGATATGGTGATAAGCGTAAGGTCGCATACAGATAGTAGAGGTAAGGATGATTATAATCTCTCCCTTTCAGATAGAAGAGCAAAGTCTACAGTGGCATATATTATCTCTAGAGGTATCGATGCCAATAGAATTTCTGGTCAAGGTTATGGCGAGACACAGCTCGTAAATAGCTGCAATAATAATGCAGACTGTACAGAGGAGCAACATCAATTAAATCGTCGTTCAGAATTTATTGTGATTACTCAGTAA
- a CDS encoding ankyrin repeat domain-containing protein, with the protein MFVFEFKQGNHEMKLHFTILFIVLGALTTTAQENIFLNPTFWKGKPSLDIVKQKIADGNDATELNERAFDAVVYALLQKADNDVVKYLLSLKGNPVDKKTHDSRIYLHWAAFTGQVGLVNHLLEKGSSVTQLDSHGYTPLTFAANAGQINKELYEAFENYGVDLLNEKNENGANLLLLVAPSLSNETELNSFLKMGFDLNDKDESYNGIFNYAAKKGNLDLLKLLVNKGVDYKTLNSNGGNAILYAAMGTRGGTIDLAVFKYLEGLDITVNAVGDYGRNPLHYIVNRTNDIALLKFFIDKGVAVDLQDNSGNSPFMNAANSNDLSVIDFLSQHVNSMNTKDENGNTALTKAVNKNSPEVVEFLLRKNADVEVVDAEGNTLEYYLLNTFKAHNNIDFEAKLRLLKDEGLVMGQTQHGGNTPLHIAAQENNLELLKRWEEFNIDINAKNNSGYSVLQIAAMKAHSSDILQYLISKGADKTVKTDFDETVLDLATENEILKKQNTKLNFLK; encoded by the coding sequence ATGTTTGTATTTGAATTTAAACAAGGTAATCACGAGATGAAACTACATTTTACAATCTTATTTATAGTTCTTGGTGCACTAACAACCACAGCACAAGAAAACATTTTTTTAAATCCAACTTTTTGGAAGGGTAAGCCTAGTCTAGATATAGTAAAACAAAAGATAGCTGATGGAAATGATGCTACAGAGCTTAATGAAAGAGCATTTGATGCGGTAGTGTATGCTTTACTGCAAAAAGCTGATAACGATGTGGTAAAATATCTTTTATCTCTTAAGGGAAACCCAGTTGATAAGAAAACTCATGACAGCCGTATTTATTTACATTGGGCTGCTTTTACTGGTCAAGTAGGACTGGTGAACCATTTGTTAGAAAAAGGTTCGTCGGTAACACAGCTAGATAGCCATGGTTATACACCACTCACATTTGCGGCAAATGCTGGTCAAATCAATAAGGAATTATATGAGGCTTTTGAAAACTATGGAGTAGATCTACTTAATGAAAAAAATGAAAATGGAGCAAACTTACTATTGCTTGTAGCGCCATCTTTATCTAATGAGACAGAGCTAAATTCATTTTTAAAAATGGGGTTTGACTTAAATGATAAAGATGAATCATATAATGGCATTTTTAACTATGCTGCAAAAAAAGGGAATTTAGATTTATTGAAATTACTAGTAAACAAAGGAGTAGATTATAAAACCTTGAATTCAAATGGAGGTAATGCCATATTATATGCCGCAATGGGTACACGTGGTGGAACTATTGACTTAGCTGTTTTTAAGTATTTAGAAGGACTAGATATTACAGTAAATGCCGTGGGTGATTACGGACGTAATCCATTGCATTATATTGTTAATAGAACTAATGATATAGCACTTCTTAAATTCTTTATTGATAAAGGTGTAGCTGTCGATTTGCAAGATAATAGCGGCAATTCTCCTTTTATGAATGCAGCAAATAGTAATGATTTGAGCGTTATTGACTTTTTGTCTCAGCACGTAAATAGTATGAATACAAAGGATGAAAACGGAAATACTGCGCTTACAAAGGCTGTAAATAAAAATTCACCAGAGGTGGTTGAATTTCTTTTAAGGAAAAACGCCGATGTAGAAGTCGTAGATGCTGAAGGCAATACACTTGAATATTATTTACTCAATACCTTTAAGGCTCATAATAATATCGATTTTGAAGCAAAGCTAAGATTATTGAAAGATGAAGGCTTAGTTATGGGGCAAACACAACATGGAGGCAATACACCATTGCATATAGCAGCTCAAGAAAATAACCTAGAACTTTTAAAACGTTGGGAAGAGTTTAATATAGATATTAATGCAAAAAACAACAGTGGTTATTCTGTTTTACAAATTGCTGCTATGAAAGCACATTCTAGTGATATTTTGCAATATTTAATATCCAAAGGGGCAGACAAGACTGTAAAAACTGATTTTGATGAGACAGTTTTAGACCTCGCAACGGAAAACGAAATACTAAAAAAACAAAATACTAAATTAAACTTCCTCAAATAA
- a CDS encoding DUF2271 domain-containing protein, which translates to MKRLFTTLPLLFILAFILVTFTSASTVSAIAEENETTAVKCMIQMTNYSGEGAYIVISLINPKGEYEQTLHVQGKDTEWYSEIKEWWQFYGKQDDGIDALVGATISGGERAINIIKIPKNNIDAGYSIRFETAVEDQDYHTSDVQFELTSTSIKSKVEGTGFIRYVRMMPQ; encoded by the coding sequence ATGAAACGATTATTTACAACACTTCCTCTACTGTTTATTTTGGCTTTTATACTAGTCACATTTACATCTGCAAGCACGGTGAGTGCGATTGCAGAAGAAAATGAAACGACCGCTGTAAAATGTATGATACAGATGACTAATTATAGTGGTGAAGGCGCTTACATAGTGATTTCTCTAATTAACCCAAAAGGTGAATATGAACAAACACTGCACGTTCAAGGAAAAGACACAGAGTGGTACAGTGAGATCAAAGAATGGTGGCAGTTTTATGGAAAACAAGATGATGGTATTGATGCCCTAGTTGGTGCTACAATTAGTGGTGGTGAGCGCGCGATAAATATTATAAAAATTCCTAAAAACAACATCGATGCAGGTTATAGTATTCGTTTTGAAACCGCTGTTGAAGATCAAGATTATCACACTAGTGATGTGCAATTTGAACTTACATCTACAAGTATAAAAAGTAAGGTAGAAGGAACCGGATTTATTCGTTATGTGCGTATGATGCCACAATAA
- a CDS encoding PepSY domain-containing protein: MISSIWRYSHFLLTAVSALFLLLASITGAILALEPATLITQPYAVVDLDNTSLSSTIKALENKYQEVLEIEKTAENFVTASVVTRDNENRQIYVHPKTGVALGNVEKQSVYFNYVTNLHRSLFLKTIGRVFVGVVSFLLCLIAFTGFFLLAQRQGGFKNWFNRVQETNIGQRYHVILGRWFLLPIIIIGTTGVYLSVEKFSLTPETQISHNWNATPTTGLQEFSTSEIPLFKNLKLSEVRKVIFPFSEDVADYYELELRDRELLVHQYTGEVVSEVQYPFAYFVSKWSMLLHTGQGNIFWSVILFIASLSILFFMYSGLRMSIKRIQKTKPIFSTFHKDEAQYILLVGSETGSTYAFAKAYYKALIAVGVKVHLATLNDYNTYKKATHLIVFTATYGDGDAPSNARKFKDLLQKIEPSSNMKFAVVGFGSLRYTHYCEFAIQVNDALSAHPSFSKLQSLEKINEQSPVSFTNWITRWNRLTGMNLEVVLPIISEKEAKFLKFEVVSRSNLNVDETTILRLKSKNKVDFQSGDLLNVIPGKGIKARQYSIARIDADIYLSVKQHTKGVCSHYLSNLETGVNIKASIERNPYFHLPEKASSVYMIANGTGIAPFLGMIINERGNIPIRLLWGGRTLASFDCYEAILNAKLPERNDFKYNLALSQEGEKIYVQDVIKHREKEVGQALKDGCVFMLCGSMAMQHSVLDTLEEIAQKELKQPLSDFENNGQLLTDCY, translated from the coding sequence ATGATAAGTTCTATTTGGCGATATAGCCACTTTTTACTGACAGCAGTTTCGGCATTATTTTTATTGCTGGCTTCAATAACTGGTGCTATTTTAGCCCTTGAACCCGCTACTTTAATCACGCAGCCTTATGCAGTAGTTGATCTCGATAATACCAGCCTTTCAAGTACTATAAAAGCCTTAGAAAATAAATATCAAGAGGTATTAGAGATAGAAAAAACAGCAGAAAACTTTGTAACTGCCAGTGTAGTTACACGCGATAATGAAAATAGACAGATTTATGTCCATCCAAAAACTGGAGTAGCGCTAGGAAATGTAGAGAAACAATCAGTCTACTTTAATTATGTAACCAATCTACACCGTTCTTTATTTTTAAAAACCATAGGACGTGTGTTTGTAGGAGTAGTTTCATTCTTGCTCTGTTTGATTGCGTTTACTGGTTTTTTCTTATTAGCACAACGTCAGGGTGGTTTTAAAAATTGGTTTAATAGAGTCCAAGAAACGAATATAGGACAACGCTATCACGTGATATTGGGACGTTGGTTTTTACTCCCTATAATTATTATAGGAACTACTGGAGTGTATCTTTCGGTAGAGAAATTTTCTTTGACTCCAGAAACTCAAATTTCTCATAATTGGAATGCAACTCCTACAACAGGATTGCAAGAGTTTTCTACTTCAGAAATCCCCTTATTTAAGAATCTAAAATTAAGTGAGGTTAGAAAAGTTATCTTTCCTTTTTCAGAGGATGTAGCCGATTATTATGAGTTAGAACTCAGAGATAGAGAGTTGCTAGTCCATCAATATACTGGTGAGGTGGTAAGTGAGGTGCAATATCCATTTGCCTATTTTGTCTCGAAGTGGAGTATGTTACTGCATACAGGACAGGGAAATATATTTTGGTCAGTGATTTTGTTCATTGCAAGTTTAAGCATACTGTTTTTCATGTATTCAGGCTTAAGAATGAGTATAAAACGAATTCAGAAGACTAAGCCAATCTTCTCAACATTCCATAAAGATGAAGCCCAATATATCTTGCTTGTAGGGTCTGAAACTGGAAGTACATACGCTTTCGCGAAAGCGTATTATAAAGCACTAATTGCAGTAGGTGTTAAGGTACACCTTGCTACATTAAACGATTACAATACTTATAAAAAAGCCACACATCTTATAGTGTTTACAGCAACATATGGTGATGGTGATGCGCCGAGTAACGCACGAAAGTTTAAGGATTTATTGCAGAAGATTGAGCCTAGTAGTAATATGAAGTTTGCTGTTGTTGGATTTGGTTCTTTACGTTATACACACTATTGTGAGTTTGCAATCCAAGTAAATGATGCATTGAGTGCACATCCATCTTTTAGTAAATTACAAAGCTTAGAAAAGATAAATGAGCAATCACCGGTGTCTTTTACTAATTGGATAACGAGATGGAATCGATTAACGGGAATGAATCTTGAGGTAGTTTTACCAATTATAAGCGAAAAAGAGGCTAAATTTTTAAAATTTGAGGTTGTATCACGTAGCAACCTAAATGTGGATGAAACCACAATCTTGAGATTAAAATCAAAGAATAAAGTGGATTTTCAGTCGGGTGACTTACTGAATGTAATACCTGGCAAGGGTATAAAGGCCCGACAATATTCTATAGCACGCATAGATGCTGATATTTATCTAAGTGTAAAACAACACACTAAGGGTGTTTGTTCCCATTATTTAAGTAACTTAGAAACTGGAGTAAATATTAAAGCTAGTATTGAAAGGAATCCATACTTTCATCTTCCTGAAAAAGCATCGTCAGTTTATATGATTGCAAATGGAACTGGGATAGCACCCTTTTTAGGAATGATCATAAATGAGAGGGGAAATATACCCATACGACTACTTTGGGGTGGTAGAACCTTGGCTTCCTTTGATTGTTATGAAGCTATTTTAAATGCGAAGTTACCAGAAAGAAACGACTTCAAATACAATCTTGCATTATCGCAAGAAGGTGAAAAAATTTACGTTCAAGATGTTATAAAGCATCGAGAAAAGGAAGTTGGACAAGCCTTAAAAGATGGATGCGTTTTTATGCTATGCGGCTCTATGGCTATGCAGCATTCAGTATTAGATACACTAGAAGAAATAGCACAAAAGGAACTGAAACAGCCGTTAAGTGATTTTGAAAATAATGGTCAACTCCTAACAGACTGTTATTAA
- a CDS encoding RNA polymerase sigma factor has protein sequence MMTQPDALINKFLQKDPASFEKIYELYSESLFGVINSVVHNQEVAEELLQDTFVKIWNNSDKYNPAKGRFFTWMLNIARNGAIDKIRSKDFKNQKKNHTAEYFVDILEAKGSFNTSVDAIGIKKYVEVLEPLCKKIIHFLFFQGYTQKETAEELDIPLGTVKTRNRICIKKLRDIVGVV, from the coding sequence ATGATGACACAACCAGACGCATTAATCAACAAGTTTCTCCAGAAAGATCCTGCATCTTTTGAGAAAATTTATGAACTCTATAGCGAGAGCTTATTTGGGGTTATAAATAGTGTAGTACATAACCAAGAAGTGGCAGAAGAATTATTGCAAGATACATTTGTGAAAATTTGGAATAATTCAGATAAGTACAACCCTGCTAAAGGAAGATTTTTTACGTGGATGCTTAATATAGCGCGCAATGGGGCTATTGATAAGATACGTTCAAAAGATTTTAAAAACCAAAAGAAAAACCATACTGCCGAATATTTCGTAGATATTCTCGAGGCGAAAGGAAGCTTTAATACTTCGGTAGATGCCATTGGTATCAAGAAGTATGTAGAGGTTCTAGAACCGCTTTGTAAAAAGATAATTCACTTTTTGTTTTTTCAAGGATACACACAAAAGGAAACAGCCGAAGAGCTAGACATTCCTCTGGGTACCGTAAAAACACGAAATAGAATTTGTATTAAAAAACTAAGAGATATAGTAGGCGTAGTATGA
- a CDS encoding anti-sigma factor domain-containing protein, whose translation MKNSQTYIDSGVLELFVYGTLPEEEMMEIARDVSQDTALLEEVIEIENHLMHLAKAAAPGEPKHVSVLRKYLNDNETKVIPLSRKQTPIVAFMGWAAAVLLLVGIGYLYTENNKLEERIVDTERELLLQEGKTQVAETNLDQTRGLLNVIRKQDLIAVPLGAQAIAPEAYASVYWDKKSGKAYIDVKGLPEPPEGKVYQVWSLTLEPLTPTSIGVLDQYDASGNQIFELSNPNESEAFGITLEPEGGSASPTLEQLYTLGVVASS comes from the coding sequence ATGAAAAACTCACAAACATATATAGATTCAGGGGTTCTCGAGCTCTTCGTATATGGAACACTTCCTGAGGAGGAAATGATGGAGATTGCTCGTGATGTATCTCAAGATACAGCATTGCTAGAAGAGGTAATAGAGATCGAAAACCATTTAATGCATCTAGCTAAGGCAGCCGCTCCTGGTGAGCCTAAGCATGTAAGTGTTCTAAGAAAGTATTTAAACGATAATGAAACTAAAGTAATCCCGCTTTCGCGAAAGCAAACTCCTATCGTTGCATTCATGGGATGGGCCGCTGCAGTATTATTGCTTGTGGGTATAGGTTACTTATATACTGAAAATAACAAGCTTGAAGAGCGTATCGTTGATACGGAGAGAGAATTGTTGCTTCAAGAAGGTAAAACACAAGTTGCAGAAACGAACCTCGATCAAACCAGAGGATTACTTAATGTAATACGTAAACAAGATTTAATAGCAGTGCCGCTAGGAGCTCAAGCTATTGCACCAGAAGCTTACGCATCTGTGTATTGGGATAAGAAAAGTGGTAAAGCGTATATAGATGTAAAAGGATTACCAGAACCTCCTGAAGGGAAGGTTTATCAAGTGTGGTCTCTTACCTTAGAACCTCTTACGCCTACGAGCATAGGAGTTCTTGATCAATATGATGCTAGCGGAAATCAAATCTTTGAGCTAAGTAATCCTAATGAGTCTGAAGCCTTTGGTATTACCTTAGAGCCAGAAGGAGGAAGTGCTTCTCCTACACTTGAGCAACTATATACATTAGGAGTGGTTGCATCATCTTAA
- a CDS encoding tetratricopeptide repeat protein, with translation MKYITLLLLTTALIISCSNEDEKILNEADYKNYLKTNNSKEIAKAEKELSFWNERIKKDSIQLIELSKSAGMQTKIFQLNASIEQLKNAEKNLTRSALVTNIGKDGKLLALAQNYITQHRFKEAKALVDSARIVAGGEIKAINLVAFDVAMELGDYENAEKILTKETDFSDYNYLIRLGKLEDYKGNLDKTIQHMEAAKAIAESSKQKGLQVWVYTNLADYYGHAGRINDAYNHYLKALAIDPSNSYAKKGIAWIAYSYENNPTEALRIIEAIEKDSKSPDYELLKSEIYESTGDEDSAKEALNNFLSRVSNPSYGDMYGAYLVEIYAGNPETSQQAITIAQKEVNNRPTPMSYDLLAHAYYGNGDYKKALSITQEHVIGKTHEPMAQFHTAQIYKALDMKNELAPIKEELLETSFELGPVTYKEIQNL, from the coding sequence ATGAAATATATAACCTTATTATTACTCACAACCGCCTTAATAATCTCTTGTTCAAATGAAGATGAAAAAATCCTCAATGAAGCAGATTATAAGAACTACCTAAAAACCAACAATTCTAAAGAGATTGCAAAAGCAGAAAAAGAATTAAGCTTCTGGAATGAACGAATAAAAAAAGATAGCATACAGCTCATTGAATTATCAAAAAGTGCTGGAATGCAGACAAAGATCTTTCAACTTAATGCATCTATAGAGCAACTCAAAAATGCAGAAAAAAACCTCACAAGATCTGCGCTAGTAACAAACATAGGCAAAGACGGAAAATTACTGGCATTAGCACAAAACTACATCACTCAGCATCGCTTTAAAGAAGCAAAGGCACTCGTTGATAGTGCTCGCATAGTAGCTGGAGGAGAAATTAAAGCTATTAATCTAGTTGCCTTTGATGTAGCAATGGAACTAGGTGATTATGAAAATGCAGAAAAGATCTTAACAAAAGAAACAGACTTCTCAGACTACAACTACTTGATTCGACTTGGAAAACTGGAAGATTACAAAGGTAATCTTGACAAAACAATCCAGCACATGGAAGCTGCAAAAGCTATTGCAGAAAGTAGTAAGCAAAAGGGATTACAAGTGTGGGTCTACACAAATCTCGCAGACTATTATGGACATGCTGGAAGAATTAATGATGCTTACAACCACTATCTCAAGGCACTAGCAATCGATCCTAGCAATTCTTACGCAAAAAAAGGAATTGCCTGGATTGCATATTCTTATGAAAACAATCCTACTGAAGCTTTACGCATAATTGAAGCTATAGAAAAAGATAGTAAAAGCCCAGATTACGAACTTCTCAAGTCAGAGATTTATGAAAGTACTGGCGATGAAGATAGCGCAAAAGAAGCGTTAAACAATTTTTTATCCCGAGTTTCAAATCCAAGTTATGGAGATATGTATGGAGCATATCTTGTCGAAATATATGCAGGCAACCCTGAGACATCACAGCAGGCCATTACGATAGCTCAGAAGGAAGTAAACAATAGACCTACTCCGATGTCTTACGATCTTCTAGCACATGCTTACTATGGAAATGGAGATTATAAAAAAGCCTTAAGCATAACTCAAGAACATGTAATTGGTAAAACTCATGAGCCTATGGCGCAGTTTCACACAGCACAAATTTATAAAGCTCTTGATATGAAAAACGAACTAGCTCCTATCAAAGAAGAGCTACTAGAAACAAGCTTTGAACTAGGCCCTGTTACCTATAAAGAAATACAAAACTTATAA
- a CDS encoding DUF4331 family protein, translating into MKKLPKILIAGAVLLGVGALIAADHLDAPAVGGTTADITDYFAFESAENSNNTVFVANVQSSLAGDAEFDENVLVEFNIDNDGDLVEDRVIQAIPRDGKMYFFGPYEISSTGLNSTIDESALIGSVDISTGADENTMTTTNGIKIFAGLRADPFFFDFTTFNAVVGNPAGPFTGTTGPNGGFQTAENASDPFEGTNVLSVVVEVPNTLLGGTSAHPAGTGVQIWNTWVEAKTKQ; encoded by the coding sequence ATGAAAAAATTACCAAAAATTCTAATCGCAGGTGCTGTCTTACTTGGAGTAGGTGCACTTATCGCAGCCGATCACTTAGATGCTCCTGCAGTAGGCGGAACAACCGCAGACATTACTGATTACTTCGCATTTGAAAGTGCTGAAAATTCTAACAACACCGTATTTGTAGCAAACGTTCAAAGTTCGCTTGCTGGAGATGCTGAGTTTGACGAGAATGTTCTTGTTGAATTCAACATTGATAATGATGGTGATCTTGTAGAGGATAGAGTTATACAAGCAATTCCAAGAGATGGAAAAATGTATTTCTTTGGACCTTATGAAATTTCTTCAACTGGACTTAACAGTACTATTGACGAGAGTGCACTTATTGGATCTGTAGATATCTCTACTGGAGCTGATGAAAACACAATGACTACTACTAATGGAATTAAAATATTTGCTGGTTTAAGAGCAGATCCTTTTTTCTTTGATTTTACAACTTTTAATGCTGTTGTAGGAAACCCTGCAGGACCTTTTACAGGAACAACAGGACCAAACGGTGGTTTTCAAACTGCTGAAAATGCTTCTGACCCTTTTGAAGGTACAAATGTACTTTCTGTAGTAGTTGAAGTTCCAAACACTTTATTAGGTGGTACTTCTGCGCATCCAGCTGGAACAGGCGTTCAAATTTGGAATACTTGGGTTGAAGCAAAAACAAAACAATAA
- a CDS encoding Bax inhibitor-1 family protein — protein sequence MESYQPQIVPVSALSDERRVAFYRKTYTYVALAVLLFIITEYLFFQSPVIVNFAYSLTGGWSWLLLLGAFMFITNYAEGLALKSRDKNQHYLALGIYVVAEAFIFIPLLLMAFSMIDGVEILQKAAVMTIALFAGLSAVVILTKKDFSFLRSILAIGFFLAIGLMVAGLLFGFDLGLWFSVAMVALAAGSILYTTSNMVHKYDEEQYVAAALGLFASLMLLFWYILRIFMSRD from the coding sequence ATGGAATCATATCAACCACAAATAGTACCGGTAAGTGCATTATCTGATGAGCGCCGAGTGGCATTTTATCGCAAGACATACACCTATGTAGCACTTGCAGTATTATTATTCATCATCACCGAATACTTGTTTTTTCAATCACCAGTTATTGTAAACTTTGCATATTCACTTACAGGTGGCTGGAGCTGGTTATTACTACTTGGGGCATTTATGTTTATTACAAACTATGCAGAAGGGCTAGCGCTCAAGTCTAGAGATAAAAACCAGCACTATTTAGCTTTAGGGATTTATGTAGTTGCAGAGGCTTTTATTTTTATTCCTCTACTTCTCATGGCATTCTCTATGATAGATGGAGTAGAGATTTTACAAAAGGCTGCCGTGATGACCATAGCATTATTTGCAGGATTATCTGCAGTTGTGATTCTTACTAAAAAAGACTTTTCATTTTTACGATCTATACTTGCTATAGGATTTTTTCTAGCAATAGGACTTATGGTAGCAGGCCTCCTTTTTGGATTTGACCTCGGCTTATGGTTTAGTGTTGCTATGGTGGCACTTGCAGCAGGGTCTATATTATATACGACTTCAAATATGGTGCATAAATATGATGAAGAGCAATACGTTGCTGCGGCTCTAGGTTTATTTGCCTCACTAATGTTATTATTCTGGTATATTTTGAGAATTTTTATGTCAAGAGATTAA